Part of the Arachis hypogaea cultivar Tifrunner chromosome 6, arahy.Tifrunner.gnm2.J5K5, whole genome shotgun sequence genome, tattggatgaattgattaaaaataaaatataaaaacttaatttataGGCAAAACTTCTTCAATATAAATAATCCATAATGAGCTTTTATCTCTCTTccataaaccaacaaataattgcATTATTATTTAATCACAAAATAGCATTCAttttttaatcacaaaaaattTGCTTTACTATTTCTACATTTGATTCTCtatttatctttaaattaaaatggaaattttGATAAATTCTCCATCTAAAAGTAAATAGTTAACATTCTTAACAGTAGTCCCACACTCCCACGTATCCAAatttgtaagtttcatgaataattCATCTTCTCTTTCTAATAGATATAATTTCTTCCATtcaaatataaaagataattaagaaatataataaaatatcgtttttgtcctcaatGTTTGGagtaagttttaaaattatttttaacgttTCAATCGTTCTATTTATATCCCTAatatttcaaaattgactcaatattatcctgccgttagggattcgttaacagaattgacggcgagataaaattgagacgattttgaaacgttaaggacttaaataggacgaaaacgttggagacaaaaacgatacatgaaaataaattttaattttatcctttaataatatcaattttttactatacatagtattcaattattttttaatcatatctaagtaaattacacttcattatattactttcattctaaataaattattttttttataattttactcttaaagatttttagttatcatgaaatgtttgtaaaatgactagtatataaacttgcggaaaagaaaaaaataatatatatacaataaaatataaattataccttttatctctaatgtatcaaaattctttaaaattataaaaaaataaatttatttaaaatgaaagtaatgtgattaagtgtaacttacttagatataattaaaaaataattgaatactatgtatagtagaaaattgatattattgaaagataaaattaaattaaaatttatttttatgtatcgtttttgttttatttaagtctctaacgttttaaaatcatcTTAATTTTGTTCCGTCGTCAATTCTGTTATTGGATTCTtaatggcaggacaacattgagtcaattttaaaacattaTTGATTTAAATAAGACGAttaaaacgttagagacaactttaaaacttatcCCAAGCGTTAgaaacaaaaacgatactttattctTCAAAAATGGCCCTTCATTCTAGTTTACCCAGTTAgttatttaagattttttattttacgaATAAGATACTCAATCGATGTAAAGGCCTACTCTATAATGGCTTGATGCCAATATAATTGAAATGGCTGAAAATGCATGAGAAGAACAAttgaatcatatttttttaaataaataaattttaaaaatattatcaagTTTTAAATTTATGAGCAGCGAAATATGTTATCAAGTTTTAAATTTATGAAATGATCAATTTTagcaaaataatttctaaaaaaattttgaagttagaaataattcaaaaaattatttttaaaaataaaatttacaataaaatacaagataaaacttaaaaataaaatgaaaataaggtAGAACATGTATTTAAAatggttttcttttcttttttcattcaattattctctacatacaagtcattttttcATACAAGTCATTTTACCTTAATTCACCTCACGCGCCTCTTATTCTAACAAACTTTTCAATCAACGCGCGAATATATAATTGCCTTTTTCGAAAGGATTTTGTTTTCGTTTTTGAATTTTCTCAACTTTTTCGATCTACATTCTCTTCCATCTCTGCGTTTCTCTTTGTTCGTATCTACGCTTTTGAAATCAAGCTCTAAAATCAGTTTTGAACAGTTATCTCGTTGttaaagataatgaataattcatgttcatattgtcaattgaaccagaatgaagttgattattgttttgaatccaatcaagtagcTGAGGTGTagttcgattctagttaatgtttttgttagtagtttatgattttgtaggtgaataatgttatttttgtttgtgaaaattgttattcatcgttgatggtttgaattaaatttaatgtaaaagttctgcattagaggaaatattttttgtatttgcagcaaatttgggtgtaataccAAGATAGTTGGGTGTAAcatgaagatatttgagtgtattgttcaagaattttcggtgtatatgtgtgctgataagttctgcataattcaaaactcttcttctccctcctcttcatcttctgctgctgcttcttttttttttttatcatcatcatcatcattatcatctttttttcttattcatctttttttcttgttttatcttctcaagtttcttcttgttttactctcttaacaaaaataaaaaaatcaaataaaaaagaagaaaaaacacataatggtacaaaattacttggaagagaatgaacttacattcattcaactaaaagaaagactgaaagaaagaaataaggaaaaaaagaagaaaaaatgcagcattagaggaaatattttttttatttgcagtgaatttgggtgtaacacgaaaatatttgagtgtattgtttaataatttttgatgtatgtgtgctgataagttctgcataattcgaaactcttcctcttccttctcctcattttctgctgcttcttcttcttcatcttcttattccattttctcataattctttacAAATTCAGTTTCGCAACTTCTTTCACTTTTCACgacgattttaaaatttttttgagagattttgatcATTGTTTGAATTTTGAGCATTGCGATTttaattgaagaaaaagaaccgTTTACATTATTTAAGAGTTAGAAAAAATGTGTGTTTACACGCAATCTAAACTTAAGGTCATTTTTGTTAGATTTTGACCAATTTATATAAACTTATATATCCAAAAAACTTATGTGTAATATATCTCATTCTCATTTTCAACCTAATTTGTTGGTTAAGTGTTATATTTCTAATGTAAGGAATCAAAGCTTTCTTGTTTATTTCCATAATATTCATGAAATTCACATCACCCCCTTTAGTATAGTAATTACAAGATTTCTTCTAAAATTTCCAATTTTTCCATTGAAGATTTTATTTGTGATGTTATCAGTTATCACACTACAATTTTGTCATATATAGTAAAATAGAGAGTAAAGAGTATAGCTAGTTTGCTATTTTTACTAGTTTGACATGAAGTTATTacatttaattaattagtttcttatttattttattttaaaatttttttgagagattttgatcTTTTGTTTGAATTTTGAGCATTGTGATTTTGATTGAGGAAAAAGAACCGTTTACAttatttaagcggacgagtgagttgaccactcgaccaacccaagttggttagtttcttatttattttaattaatctcaaattaatattattttgttttcaaattcaaTCCAAAAAACCTTTATGACAGATTAGCCCACCAGGTAGAAAAAAATGGGGACGGACTTAAATTGTCAGACAGCCTTTTTAGTGCGAGGACCCTGAAAGCCCCCTTACAAGTTACAACTGGAAATCTAAatcgctattttttttttcatcgaccaaaaaaaaaaatctctctttttttttttattattattcttatttttttggtttttgaaaagaaGTGGTCGCTCCCAGTGTAGAGTGTGGGAGCGCGCAAGAGCAGCAACAATGTCTGGATTCTCCTtcggttcttcttcttcctctcagtcttcgtcttcttctcccttctcctTGACAAACCCTCCATCCTCTTCCGCTTCCTCTTCCGCATTCTCCTTCGGCTCATCCACCCCCTCCACTGGTTTCTCATTCGGATCCTCCTCCCTCTTCTCTTccaccaccgccaccgccaccgcaAACCCTAGCTCCGTCGCTTCTTCCTCACCAAGTCCATTCTCTTTCTCATTCGCTTCTTCATCCTCCACCGCAGGAGGAAGCGGCGGCGCCACTACTACCGCACCCTCCTTCGGCTTTGGCTCCACACCTTCCTCCTCCGCAGCCTCTGCGCCGTCATTTTCCTTCGGTTTTGGGTCCGCGCCGACCGCATCTGGCTCGGCTCCTGCTCCAGCTCCGTCTCTGTTCGGCTCTGCTTCTTCGGCATCCACTGCGGCAGCTTCGagttccggttcttccattttcGGTGCCGCGAGTTCAGGCTCCTCCTTGTTCTCCACACCGTCTTTTGGTGGAACTTCCTCTGCCACGACGCCGTTTGGGGCAAAACCCTCTGCTGCGACGACACCATTTGGCGGAGCATCTTCTGCTTCTTCGGCGTCACCTTTTGGCGGAGCATCTTCTGCTACACCCTCGCTATTTGGTGGAGCATCTTCTGCTTCAACCACACTCTTTGGGGGAACTTCATCTGCAACGACGTCATTTGGATCAACACCTTCTTCAACAACAGCGGCTGCGAGTAAGCCATTTGGCGGGTTTTCGCTCTCCCCGTCGGCGGCTTCCTCTTCTGCTGCAACTACAACTCCTTCATTCTCAAGCGTGTTCGCCActggtgcttcttcttcctcttcgagCTCATCTTCTCTGTTTACGGGGTTTGCAAAACCATCTGCACCAACACCAACAACAACTGCAGCCTCTACTGCCGCTGCTTCTGCACCGACGCCGACCAGCACTACTGGATTCTCATTTGGAAATGCAACTTCGTCTGCTTCTCAACCGTCTTTCGGGTTCCCCAATGCAGCTGTTTCATCACCAGCTTCATCCGCTTCTACAGCTTCCAGCACACCGGCTTCAAAACCTCCTGGTTCTTTCTCGTTCACCACAGCATCAGCGCCATTGTTTTCGACTGTAACTGCCACCACAGCTTCCGCACCAGCCGCGGCTGCCAGCGGCAGTACCCCCTCGTCTTCTGTGCCTGCATTTGGTATCCCAGCTTCAACTGCTCCGGCAATTGCTGCATCTTCGTTATCGGGGACTCCAGCAGCTTCTGCTGGTGCTGCCTCCTCTACTAGCGGAGGATCATCTTTTGCTGGATTTGGTGTGGGGAGCTCTGCATCAACCGGTTCCTCCACTGCTTCTTTTGGGACGGGGTTTTCTTTTGCAACCAAGGCATCTGCAGCATCAACGGCGGCTGTTTCAAGCTCTGCACTTGCATTTGGTGAGTCAGGCAATTTGAATGCTTTTGGAAATAGATGGATGTCAAAATGATGGATACTgctgttcttttattttattttttggattttgtcCATATCAATTTGCTTTGAGTCAATATTTGCTACTTGGTTAAACTTACTGGAAAATGTTGGATATTTGTTGTGTTTTAACATGGCAGCGTTAAGTATGAGTATTTCACTTGCTTTGTCCATTTTGAATGGTGGCCCTGATGTTCTAGTGGTGGTTTAAGATTTAGATAGGTGATAAAATGAAGAACTATAAATGTTAACGATGAGTAACTGAGTTGTGGTGGTGAAGGGGAG contains:
- the LOC112697386 gene encoding uncharacterized protein → MSGFSFGSSSSSQSSSSSPFSLTNPPSSSASSSAFSFGSSTPSTGFSFGSSSLFSSTTATATANPSSVASSSPSPFSFSFASSSSTAGGSGGATTTAPSFGFGSTPSSSAASAPSFSFGFGSAPTASGSAPAPAPSLFGSASSASTAAASSSGSSIFGAASSGSSLFSTPSFGGTSSATTPFGAKPSAATTPFGGASSASSASPFGGASSATPSLFGGASSASTTLFGGTSSATTSFGSTPSSTTAAASKPFGGFSLSPSAASSSAATTTPSFSSVFATGASSSSSSSSSLFTGFAKPSAPTPTTTAASTAAASAPTPTSTTGFSFGNATSSASQPSFGFPNAAVSSPASSASTASSTPASKPPGSFSFTTASAPLFSTVTATTASAPAAAASGSTPSSSVPAFGIPASTAPAIAASSLSGTPAASAGAASSTSGGSSFAGFGVGSSASTGSSTASFGTGFSFATKASAASTAAVSSSALAFGVSSTTTTAPTISSSSASATQTSSALVASTSGTTSTVSTSVAAAAAPKLPSEITGKTVEEIIKEWNTELQERTGKFRKQANAIAEWDRRILQNRDVLLRLEIEVAKVVETQSNMERQLELIETHQQEVDKALQSMEEEAERIYKDERGLLLDDEAASTRDAMYEQSELIERELEQMTEQIKSIIQSLNSNQGGELDALDGMTPLDAVVRILNNQLTSLMWIDEKAEEFSSRIQKLANQGSASDRELMGPRMWMS